The Corticium candelabrum chromosome 17, ooCorCand1.1, whole genome shotgun sequence genome has a segment encoding these proteins:
- the LOC134193001 gene encoding uncharacterized protein LOC134193001 gives MTELISAVKDRNWDLVEDLLEEGKEVNERDSSGRTPLYFAAQKGLVDITRSLLNYGASTNLQTHWGSTPLHVAADKGFDEMLRVLATTRVTTTNLDLQNKNGDTALHLAAYRGKIGAVNVLVEEGASVLLANQDGRTPLADAEVNGHEEVVACLRRAAEAQTRQAERMMAAQPIAQQHWEVRDRLWQQGHGPPYIEPFQHPTSNQWTRPHMTPLPQPQMYRHLVSQPVVQQSHPVYHRPLAWQQAAVAQQMQTDHLQFVNEPRPFNCPPQHPPIRHQRLPTLPVISNDPRMYNQPHVVQGNPLVRPLATHVLQDSSCEQPTLRPPRQCTQLEGAQTASMAGSELSQYFEASTNSSPANSLIEKGDVEANTDGQGQQKERVYVDVGRQQSVHEHEQLEYKNMMLNEVIVAQTERMSDIDKLEDKNKALMDELMKAREENEALMTRCNDLVREAAALRETVARQETPTDASEPPDASERTETLQRCRPTSASCININGERLSAVASAVIHADGSLPPRLEERLIRLILTDISECTGINYVSNPDMSQCGMGYMPAVKGDKLCVEGLEWIYNVDYWLREDEPLNRPKDGTREGACSLVFRIEHKRYGPLILKVMINLINMCSAGHGSGQSMTTFLAGQFGAEHDVPLQLPKHPNIAEILHHFHGSTRPFNQFLRYMIPPQFDVHLEQASKTTFMVMREYVCTLRSFVAQKKEANPTPPYGLEQDYILCLLIQLGSAINHLLQYGVCHRDMKADNVFLDVGQWKVVLADFGHARSLYRGGELTTRKPIQFVESGQMMAGNSNAWAPEIVKSYKDGPPVDHDVFLSDIYAKTDVYGLGRMVYQMLCRREDEFPMGSVPYTIASLPPLPDVFSPSLRRMLEGMVAYDSSERLSARDAEVSSGLLLFGPQSWALTTEQAYGQWRSEQIFKCSLESSSNREDGKDRLMKELLSRLLYTTSAHDICRYANRLKQY, from the exons ATGACAGAACTCATATCCGCCGTGAAAGATCGCAATTGGGACCTGGTTGAAGACCTTCTCGAAGAAGGCAAAGAAGTGAACGAACGAGACAGTTCCGGCCGAACTCCTCTCTATTTTGCAGCCCAGAAGGGTCTCGTCGACATCACGCGCAGCCTCCTCAACTACGGCGCCAGCACCAACCTACAAACGCACTGGGGCTCGACTCCCCTCCATGTGGCGGCCGACAAAGGATTTGACGAGATGCTGAGAGTTCTGGCGACGACGAGGGTGACGACAACGAATTTGGACTTGCAGAATAAAAATGGGGACACAGCGTTGCATTTGGCTGCGTATCGAGGCAAGATTGGCGCCGTGAACGTTTTGGTTGAGGAAGGCGCGAGCGTTTTGTTGGCAAATCAGGACGGGAGGACGCCGCTGGCCGACGCCGAGGTGAATGGGCACGAGGAGGTCGTTGCGTGTTTGAGACGCGCGGCTGAGGCGCAGACTAGACAAG CTGAACGGATGATGGCAGCTCAACCAATAGCCCAACAACATTGGGAAGTCAGGGATAGGCTATGGCAACAAGGCCATGGACCTCCATACATCGAACCCTTTCAACATCCTACCTCAAATCAGTGGACACGCCCACACATGACCCCTCTTCCCCAACCTCAAATGTATCGACATCTCGTCTCTCAGCCGGTAGTCCAGCAATCACATCCCGTCTACCATCGGCCTCTTGCATGGCAACAAGCTGCTGTTGCTCAGCAAATGCAGACGGATCACCTACAATTTGTGAACGAACCTCGTCCATTCAACTGCCCACCTCAGCACCCACCGATTCGTCACCAGAGATTACCCACTTTGCCTGTGATTTCAAACGATCCTCGCATGTATAACCAGCCACATGTTGTACAAGGGAATCCGTTGGTACGTCCACTGGCCACTCACGTTCTGCAAGATTCGTCATGCGAACAGCCCACTCTACGTCCACCCCGACAGTGCACACAACTGGAAGGAGCTCAAACGGCTTCTATGGCAGGAAGTGAGTTATCACAATATTTCGAGGCATCGACCAATAGCAGCCCAGCAAACAGTTTGATTGAAAAGGGTGATGTCGAAGCGAATACGGACGGACAAGGTCAACAGAAGGAGAGAGTATATGTAGACGTTGGACGGCAGCAGTCAGTGCATGAGCACGAGCAGTTGGAGTACAAGAACATGATGCTGAACGAGGTGATTGTAGCTCAAACGGAAAGAATGTCGGACATTGACAAACTGGAGGACAAAAACAAGGCGCTAATGGACGAGCTAATGAAAGCGAGGGAAGAGAATGAGGCGCTGATGACAAGATGCAATGATTTGGTACGAGAAGCTGCTGCTCTTCGAGAAACCGTTGCTCGTCAGGAAACACCAACCGATGCATCCGAACCACCTGATGCGTCTGAACGTACCGAGACGCTTCAACGGTGTAGACCGACGTCAGCTTcgtgtattaatattaacggGGAGCGGCTGAGTGCGGTCGCATCCGCTGTGATTCATGCCGACGGTTCGCTTCCGCCTCGGTTAGAAGAAAGACTGATCCGGTTGATATTAACTGACATATCGGAGTGTACGGGTATTAACTATGTGAGCAATCCGGACATGTCGCAGTGTGGGATGGGGTACATGCCAGCCGTGAAGGGAGACAAGTTGTGTGTTGAGGGGCTGGAGTGGATTTACAACGTCGACTATTGGTTGAGAGAGGACGAGCCGCTCAATCGGCCGAAGGACGGGACGAGAGAGGGCGCGTGTTCTCTGGTATTTCGAATAGAACACAAACGATACGGACCACTCATACTGAAG GTAATGATTAATCTCATCAACATGTGCAGTGCAGGTCACGGCTCTGGTCAGAGTATGACTACGTTTCTTGCGGGTCAGTTCGGGGCAGAGCACGACGTGCCCCTCCAGCTGCCCAAACATCCCAACATCGCCGAGATCCTCCATCACTTTCACGGCTCGACGCGACCGTTCAATCAGTTCTTGAGGTACATGATTCCTCCACAGTTTGACGTGCATCTCGAACAAGCGAGCAAAACCACTTTCATGGTGATGAGAGAGTACGTCTGCACTCTTAGATCGTTTGTAGCTCAAAAAAAGGAAGCCAACCCCACGCCTCCATACGGTCTCGAACAGGATTATATTCTGTGTTTACTGATCCAGTTAGGGTCTGCAATCAATCATCTCTTACAGTACGGCGTTTGTCATCGTGATATGAAGGCCGACAATGTGTTTTTGGATGTCGGCCAGTGGAAGGTCGTTTTAGCTGATTTTGGGCATGCACGGAGTCTGTATCGTGGGGGTGAGCTCACAACGAGAAAGCCCATACAGTTTGTGGAGTCTGGTCAAATGATGGCTGGAAATTCGAATGCATGGGCACCCGAGATCGTCAAGAGTTATAAGGACGGTCCTCCTGTTGATCACGACGTGTTCTTATCAGACATATATGCGAAGACTGACGTGTATGGACTGGGTAGGATGGTGTATCAGATGCTGTGTCGACGGGAGGACGAGTTCCCGATGGGATCGGTTCCTTACACAATCGCTAGCCTCCCCCCTCTGCCGGATGTGTTCTCGCCGAGTTTACGAAGGATGTTGGAAGGGATGGTCGCTTACGATTCGAGCGAACGTCTGTCTGCTCGAGATGCCGAGGTCTCATCTGGGCTGTTGCTGTTTGGCCCTCAGAGTTGGGCATTGACGACCGAACAGGCGTACGGTCAGTGGCGTTCTGAGCAGATTTTTAAGTGCTCGTTGGAATCGAGTTCGAACAGAGAAGACGGAaaagacagactgatgaaGGAGTTACTGAGTCGGCTGTTGTATACGACTTCAGCGCATGACATTTGTAGGTATGCCAATCGACTAAAGCAATACTAA
- the LOC134193002 gene encoding uncharacterized protein LOC134193002 → MGSSLCSKLLELDDPQCGLLLLRHCHVPRLNFLARTVPPDRLLHAAVCHDHLTRATFTDMVGLNELDDTGWSQATLKVGFGGFGLSSTQKMAHLAFLASWAHSLKELPLRFPPLKDRLERFIEGSNTGQLIRTLVAKLPPKSGADDDEQFHTLEQMTEYPRKLQHRLTVDASHKRSEEVIKSMNSERHVARIRSLHGKGAGAWLEVIPTSDKNALKPNEFCVASCMRLGAGLPFSRLLKTCDCGTELDREGYHLLTCKYGGGPVWTHNSIVSAWSDCLSDLLIPHQIEPRQRFVDNENRPDITLYDTDTGITKECDVLIAHPWSKDIIKGAAREGGHAAAKREAAKSKKYSEESLADGSKPIVVPLVFEHFGRWGLKADELMNELGKKARGFDGRRIAVEFKTFWRKRLSITLQKCNSRVILRKLSRLSVRSLGDDSVLGVDRDIQCFTH, encoded by the coding sequence ATGGGCAGCTCGTTGTGTTCAAAGCTACTTGAACTTGACGACCCTCAGTGTGGCCTCCTTTTGCTCAGACATTGTCATGTCCCCAGGCTGAATTTTTTGGCTAGGACTGTGCCACCTGACAGGttactgcatgcagctgtttGTCATGACCACCTTACAAGGGCTACTTTCACTGACATGGTTGGTTTGAACGAATTGGATGACACCGGATGGAGCCAGGCCACTCTGAAGGTCGGGTTCGGCGGATTTGGCTTATCATCAACTCAGAAGATGGCTCACCTAGCATTTCTGGCGTCATGGGCACACTCTTTGAAAGAACTGCCATTGAGATTTCCACCTCTGAAAGATCGTTTAGAACGGTTTATTGAAGGTAGCAATACAGGACAACTTATTCGTACATTGGTGGCAAAACTACCACCCAAGTCGGGTGCAGATGATGACGAGCAGTTTCACACCTTAGAGCAGATGACAGAATACCCtagaaaattgcaacatcgCCTGACGGTAGACGCTTCTCATAAACGATCAGAAGAAGTTATCAAAAGCATGAACTCAGAGAGACATGTTGCAAGGATCAGGTCCTTACacggaaaaggagctggagcatggctagagGTAATACCAACTTCAGACAAGAACGCACTGAAGCCGAATGAATTTTGTGTAGCGTCTTGTATGAGGTTGGGTGCTGGTTTGCCTTTCAGCCGGCTGCTtaagacgtgtgactgtggaactGAGCTGGATCGCGAGGGCTACCACCTtttgacatgtaaatatggaggtggacctgtgtggacgCATAACTCCATAGTGTCTGCATGGAGTGATTGCCTAAGCGATTTACTCATTCCCCATCAAATAGAACCGAGACAGCGATTTGTAGACAACGAAAACCGGCCTGACATCACGCTTTACGACACTGACACTGGGATcacaaaagaatgtgatgttttgatagctcacccttggagcaaagacattattaaaggtgcagccagagaaggtggccatgcagcagctaaacgagaggcagcaaagtcaaaaaaatactcagaggaatcgcttgcggatggatcgaagcctatagttgtcccactcgtctttgaacacttcggcaggtggggcttaaaggctgacgagctgatgaatgaactggggaagaaggcgagaggctttgatggaagaagaattgcggtagagtttaaaaccttctggaggaaaagactgtctattactcttcaaaaatgcaacagcagagtgattttgcggaagctgtcaaggctttctgtgcgctcattaggagatgacagtgttttgggagtagatagagacattcagtgttttactcattag
- the LOC134193161 gene encoding reversion-inducing cysteine-rich protein with Kazal motifs-like: MTPLRILLLAIFIISLTLRLTKGLKPLDKRCCKAAQDSRQCVKECRKLLRQPIRNNSSRRAEGKVVRRLKSCPLVWTSFWRCVNESISDSAPTATSPSTTLQHPVPQGRGHSCCKEATTDLCRSMCNHISASEIGLDDTGKVEYLIPYCGSPPRGPLWNCFLSEDGEPESTRIEGRMKSLSVPTVGTPALPADAMKIQCCSRAVSENCRDMCTEYFSYLVASKQAWSIFEASCLLMPEELVLHRCIEDVLGVCKLGCKGLTYCQAFNNRPLQTFRQCTIAADISARNDLTSWIRNGLPDPLASFPLRHISKCQPAAWKALACVFQVKPCHPETHVSKICYSDCMWLVDKCGDKKQMYQRGLSSKIICDRITPFNTTCISLRDFISSEETNVIEGDDTTLGTTDVTYPCQPNPCRDGFVCEVNRECLTSRAGCTSYRCVRGCNTDMRSVFFVEQGDWVKVGVAGQSDCSQLCQCGERNRIKSCQPATCGNVHRNCTHQQQVYEHGDVYLSDCSRCGCYDGQMRCSSVLGCNNSTVDIHTLVCENVACPPLQSNCKGVVPHGRCCPICGATISFFVDYLTTNSSHNTNHHVSANTITEILRHLKRLVNTFECDVQGLSSDAGSLTILVKSTVESPRAIHVNVCNAEAQRLVSLFTSRSPIITSNPTLENLMSPQMQQPTLIDTNDLAVLIDTNDLAVLPSNSGHVTQPISLLSVLLIFIHWILLSR, encoded by the exons ATGACGCCACTGCGCATCCTCCTGCTCGCCATTTTCATCATCTCTCTCACATTGCGCCTCACAAAAG GTCTCAAACCATTGGACAAGAGATGTTGCAAAGCGGCACAAGATTCCCGCCAGTGTGTGAAAGAATGCCGGAAG CTTCTCAGACAACCGATTCGCAACAACTCGAGCAGACGAGCGGAAGGAAAAGTCGTGCGACGGTTGAAGAGCTGTCCACTCGTATGG ACTTCCTTTTGGCGCTGCGTGAATGAGTCAATCAGCG ATTCGGCACCGACGGCGACATCACCGTCCACCACACTCCAACATCCGGTCCCACAGG GTCGAGGGCATTCGTGCTGTAAGGAAGCGACCACCGACCTATGCAGGTCGATGTGCAACCACATATCCGCATCAGAAATCGGTCTCGATGATACAGGCAAAGTCGAGTATCTCATTCCCTACTGTGGTTCACCTCCAagg GGTCCACTCTGGAACTGCTTTCTATctg AAGATGGAGAGCCCGAGTCGACTCGAATTGAAGGCAGAATGAAGTCGTTGTCTGTGCCTACTGTTGGTACACCAGCGTTGCCAG cCGATGCGATGAAGATTCAATGTTGTTCTCGGGCTGTTTCAGAGAACTGTCGTGACATGTGCACCGAG TATTTTTCTTACTTGGTCGCTTCGAAGCAAGCGTGGAGTATCTTCGAAGCGTCGTGTTTATTGATGCCCGAAGAACTCGTGCTCCACAGATGCATCGAAGATG tcCTTGGTGTCTGTAAACTCGGCTGCAAAGGTCTCACCTACTGCCAAGCATTTAACAAcag ACCTCTCCAGACGTTCCGACAATGCACGATAGCTGCGGATATTTCTGCTCGTAACGACTTGACATCGTGGATACGAAACGGTCTCCCCGACCCTCTCGCCAGTTTTCCTCTTAGACACATCAGCAAGTGTCAGCCAGCAGCATGGAAG GCATTGGCGTGTGTTTTTCAAGTGAAGCCGTGCCATCCAGAAACCCACGTCAGCAAGATATGCTA TTCCGATTGTATGTGGTTGGTGGACAAATGTGGAGACAAGAAGCAAATGTATCAGCGAGGGCTGTCATCCAAGATCATCTGCGATCGCATCACTCCCTTCAATACGACGTGCATCAGTCTGAGAGACTTCATCAGCAGTGAGGAGACAAACGTAATCGAAGGAGACGACACGACACTAGGCACGACGGACGTGACGTATCCTTGTCAGCCAAATCCTTGTCGGGATGGGTTTGTTTGTGAGGTCAACAGAGAGTGTTTGACGTCGAGAGCAGGATGTACGTCTTATCGTTGTGTTAGAG GATGTAACACTGACATGAGGTCTGTGTTTTTTGTCGAGCAAGGTGACTGGGTGAAG GTCGGTGTTGCTGGCCAATCAGATTGCTCTCAGTTGTGTCAGTGTGGTGAACGCAATAGGATCAAGTCTTGCCAGCCGGCCACGTGTGGAAACGTGCACCGGAATTGTACTCATCAACAGCAAGTGTACG aACACGGGGATGTTTACTTGTCTGACTGCAGCCGGTGTGGTTGCTACGATGGGCAAATGAGGTGTTCAAGTGTCTTGGGCTGCAACAACAGTACAGTTGACATTCATACTTTGGTTTGTGAGAATGTTGCATGCCCACCTCTTCAGTCAAATTGTAAGGGAGTTGTACCACATGGAAGGTGTTGTCCAATATGTg GAGCTACAATCTCATTCTTTGTTGACTACCTGACAACCAACtcatcacacaacacaaatcatCACGTTTCTGCCAACACAATCACTGAAATCTTGCGACATCTCAAACGTCTTGTCAACACA TTTGAGTGTGATGTACAAGGATTGTCATCAGATGCAGGATCATTGACTATATTGGTCAAAAGTACAGTTGAATCACCACGTGCTATTCAT GTGAACGTGTGCAATGCCGAGGCACAAAGGCTCGTCTCCCTCTTCACATCTCGCAGTCCCATCATCACATCCAATCCCACACTCGAAAATCTAATGTCTCCACAGATGCAGCAACCAACACTCATCGATACCAACGATCTCGCTGTACTTATCGATACCAACGATCTCGCTGTACTTCCATCCAACagtggtcacgtgacacagCCCATTTCACTATTGTCCGTCCTTCTCATATTCATTCACTGGATTTTACTGTCAAGATAG